The Armatimonadota bacterium genomic interval CTGTGGCATAATACGTTTGGGAATGTGATTGCCCCAGGGAGTTTGCCATATTGAAGGTCCGCGATGTGCTGAGGCGACTGAACGAAGATGGCTGGGTGCTCGTCAGGACAACGGGCAGCCACCGCCACTTCAGGCGGCCGAACAGATCGGGGATCGTCACTGTGTCGGGACATCCATCCGACGAGCTTGCGCCGGGAACGCTTCGCAGCATTTACCGCCAGGCGGGCTGGGAGAAATAGCTGGTGACCAGGGAATATTTGGTTGTTTACGAATCCGCCGCACAGAACATCTCGGCATACGTCCCGGACCTCCCGGGTTGCGTCTCGACGGGCGCGACGATGGATGAGGCCAAGCGCAACATACGGGAGGCTATCGAAGGACACATCTCGGTGATGCGCGAATGCGGCGAGCCCATACCGGAGCCGACCTCACGGGCCGAGGCCATGCTCGTCTCGGCCTGATCTCCTTCGCCGCGTCATCCGCCCCTTCGCGTCTCAGCGTCGCTTCGCCCACACGTTTGTTCGCTCCTCGCCGGGCGGGGGTTAATGTGCGACATGGAAGACCGTATTCAGATGGGCTCCCATGACCCCCAGAGAGACTCCGATGACCACAATCGAACGCGCGGCGGACCTGCTGGCATGCAACCTAGATCTAGTCGTCCTTCGCGAGGAGGACACCATCCAAGTCCGACCCATTGCGCCAACCGGATTCCTAGTCCAGATCACGGAGCAACGCGGCACCTTCACGGTTTACTATGACGGCTGGCACGAAAGTTTCGACGATGCGGACACAGCTTTCCGGTGCTTCGCTTGGGGGTTATCCAGTCATGCACGGCTGAAGGTCGTCTCGGCGCGCGGCATTGCCTACAGGTGGACGGCAGAAACGCTGATAGATGGGGAATGGGGGGTAGTCAGCACGACTGGACTTCTGTTCTGGCCTTTCTGGCGGCGCTCAACGACTCGGTATCTCCAGAATGAAGCGTTGCTCGATCCCGACGTTTGGATTGGCTGAGCAGCTTCTCAGTCGCACGTTTGTTCGCTCATCGCCGGGCGCGGTATAATAGCGGTTATGGAAGACCGATTTCAGATAGTGTCCGATTACCGGCCGGAAGGGGACCAGCCGAAGGCCATCGCCGGTCTCGTGCAGGGCGTCGAACGTGGCGACCGCATGCAGACGCTCGTCGGCGTCACCGGCTCCGGCAAGACGTTCACCATGGCGAACGTCATCCAGGAGGTCCAGCGCCCCACGCTCGTTATAGCGCACAACAAGACGCTGGCCGCGCAGTTGTGCTCCGAGTTCCGCGAGTTCTTCCCGCATAACGCGGTCGAGTACTTCGTCTCCTATTACGATTACTACCAGCCCGAAGCCTACATCCCGCAGACCGACACCTATATAGAGAAAGACTCGTCCATCAACGACGAGATCGATCGCCTGCGCCATGCGGCCACCCAGGCCGTGCTGGAGCGGCGGGACGTGATCATCGTTGCCTCGGTTTCGTGCATCTACGGCCTCGGATCGCCGGATGAGTACATGCGCCAGATCCTTCCGCTGCGCGCCGGGCAGTCCTATCACCGTGACCCCATCCTTCACCAACTGGTTGAAATGCAGTTCAGCCGCAACGACATCGCCCTCACGCGCGGCACGTTCCGCGTGAAGGGGGATACGCTGGAGGTTCACCCGACCGACGAGGAGGTCATCACCCGCCTGGAGTTCTTCGGCGACGAACTGGAACGCATCCGCATCATGGACCCCCTGACGGGAGAGGTCCTTCGAGAGCAGGAGCGCGTGACCTTCTTCCCCGCCAGCCACTTCGTCTCGAGCAAACAAACCATCGACCGGGCATTGAAACAGATCGAGCAGGAATTGGAGGAGCAGCTGGCGTACTTCAACAGCGTGAACAAACTGCTTGAAGCCCAACGCTTGGAGCAGCGCACGAAGTACGACATGGAGATGATCCGCGAAGTCGGGTTCTGCAGCGGCATCGAGAATTACAGCCGCCACATGGATGGCCGCGAGCCCGGAACGCCTCCGAACACGCTGCTGACCTATTTCCCGGACGATTTTCTGTGCTTCATCGACGAGAGCCACGTCACGATTCCGCAGCTCAACGGCATGTACCACGGCGATATGAGCCGGAAGACTACGCTCGTCGATTTCGGGTTCCGCCTGCCCAGCGCGAAGGATAACCGGCCGCTGCGCTTCGAGGAGTTTCAGGAGCGTATCAATCAGGTGGTGTTCGTGTCCGCTACGCCCGGCCCGTTCGAGAAAGCAAACTCCGAGCAGACCGTCGAGCAGATCATCCGTCCGACCGGCCTGCTGGACCCGGAGGTCGAGATCAGGCCTACCCGCGGCCAGATCGACGACCTGCTGGGAGAGGTCCGCCGCCGCGCCGAGAAGGGTGAGCGCTCACTCATCACCACGCTCACCAAGCGCATGGCGGAGGACCTGACGGAGTACCTGGTCAACCTGGGGGTGCGCGTGCAGTACATCCACAGCGACGTCCAGACTCTGGAACGCAGCGAGATTCTCCGCGATCTCCGACTCGGCGAATACGACTGCATCGTGGGCATCAATCTCCTCCGTGAAGGCCTCGACCTGCCGGAGGTCACGCTTGTCGCGATCCTGGACGCGGACAAGGAAGGTTTCCTCCGCTCCGAAACCTCGATGATCCAGACGATGGGGCGCGCCGCCAGAAACGTCGGCGGCCGGGTCATCATGTACGCCGACCGGGTGACGGACAGCATGAAGCGCGCGATGGACGAAACGCTCCGCCGCCGCGCCATCCAGGAGGCGTACAACATCGAGCACGGCATAGAGCCCGCGACGATCATCAAGGGCATCCGCGACCTGCTGATGAGCGACGAGGCCGGCCGCGTATCGGAGAGCAAGGCGCAGTATAGCCCCTCGCTGGAGACGGGCGTGTTCGACCAGGCGGAACTGCCCTCGGCCATCGAGCGCCTCAAGGAGCAGATGAAGAAGGCCAGCAAGGAGCTGCGTTTCGAGGACGCCGCCGCGATGCGCGACCGCATCAAGCAACTGGAGGCCTTGCGCGACGACACCCTTCCGGAAGCGGATATGAGCGCCGAACTCTGGGGCCGCAACAAGCGCCAGCGCCCGGAGGGCGAGCCCCAGAAGCCGGACATGCTAACCAAGCACAAATCCGGCGGGCGCCGGAAGAGGTAGGTTGCTAGAATTGCGAGCAGGTGTGCTGCTAACGCAGATGTGAGAGGAGATGGCCAAATGTCATCGACGGCAAAGAGCATTTTGGAAAGCGCGCTTGCGCTGGCGCCGACTGAACGCGCGGAAATCGCGGAAGGGCTGCTATCGAGCTTGGACCGACCGGACCCGAGCATCGATGCCCTTTGGGCTGAAGAAGCAGAGAGACGCATAGCAGCGTATGATGCGGGTGAGGTGCCTGCAATCCCCGCCGACCAGGTATTCGCAGAGGCAGAGCGACTGTGAAAGCGCGCTTCCTTGGCGCGGCCCGAACCGAACTGATGGACGCCGCACGCTATTACGAGACGCACCGTCCAGGTTTGGGTGCCGAGTTCGTCAACGAAGCGCGCGACACGGTTGCGCGCGTAGAACAAATGCCGAGCGCCTAAATGCCGCTATCAGGGGATACGCGTCGATGCTTGATGCGACGTTTTCCATATGGTGTGATATACCAAGTCCGCGTCGATGGCATCATTATCATAGCGATTGCCCATCTCCATCGGGAGCCGGAATACTGGTCGGGGCGTTCCTGAGGCCGCCGGAAGCGGTAGGACACTAGAATGTACGGTGTGGAGGTGAGGCCTTGAGACAAGTGGTAATGTACCCCGGGGAAGACGGATGGTGGGTTGTGGAATGTCCCAGCCTGCCGGGCTGTGTCAGCCAGGGTCGCACCAAAGAGGAAGCGGCCGCAAATATCCGGGAGGCGATAGACCTTTACATCGATGTCCTGAGGGAACGCAACGAAGCCGTTCCGGAGGAGACGTTCGGCGCCTTAGTGATGGCTGTATGAGCGGCCTGCCCCGTATTTCCGGCCGTGAGTGCGTTCGCGCGCTTGAGCATATCGGATTCAAGGTCGTGCGCCGCAAAGGTTCGCACATCGTCCTCGTTCGTGAGTCGCCGGCGGCTCAGATCGTCGAACCGGATCACCGCGAACTGGATTCTGGGACACTGCGGGCCATCATCCGGCACTCCGGTCTCGGCGTGGACGAGTTCAAGGCGCTGATGGGTTGAACCCCATTTCGACGAGCCAGCCCGGTAACAGGCGGGCGGGCGGCGGAAGAGGTGGCGATCAGGGCGTCCAGGAAATAGCCTCGGTATGAAACGCGTCATCGCTGCGGGACGTATGGTTGCCTGGCGGGACGAATCGGCGTCCACACTGGCCGGGATCCGGCATCGGGAGGAGAAGGCAAATGGCGGAAGCAGGGGCGGCAGCGGCCGCGGCGGCAGCAGTCGCAAACGCAATCAAGGCGATGGGCGCGATCGTGGAGGTGACGCCTGAGGATTTCACGTCCATCGTGGCGCGGGCCGAAAAGCCGATCGTCATCGTCGCGAACGGGGGCTGGTTGCAGCCCAAACACCAGTATCTCACGTCCTACAAGGGATTCGTCTTCCACGCGCACTCCGACGACTTCTTGATGCTGGACTCGGACGTCGAACTCCTCACCGCGAAATCGATCTGGATACCGGGGTAGGGCTGAGGGGCAAGGGCTGAGGGCTGAGGGTCCATTGCCCAAGCCCGACAACCCGGAACCCGGAACCCGGAACCCGGAACGCGGAACCCGGAACCCGGAACGCGGAACGCGGAACCCGGAACTCGGAACTCGGAACCCCGAACCCGGAACCCGGAACGCGGAACGCGGAACCCGGAACCCGGAACGCGGAACCCGGAACCCGGAACCCGGAACTCGGAACTCGAAACCCATTATGTCTATCGATCCGAAACTGCTGGAATTGCTCCGCTGCCCCGCCTGCGCGGAGCGGCCCGAACTTCGCGAGGAAGGCGACGAACTCGTCTGCACCGTCTGCGCGCGCCGGTATCCGGTCGTGAACGGCATCCCGCGCCTCGTTGTGGAGCAACCCGAGGAGTAGCCTCCCAGCCAGGGGGAACGCTATGTGGAAATGCTCGAACTGCGGGAACGAATGCGAAGATAGTCTTCTGGTGTGCTCATCCTGCCAGACGCCGAGAGCTGCCACTCAGCCCCGGTTCTGCCCCACTTGTACGCGTCTGATCCCTGTGGGTGAGAGTGAGTGCCGATATTGTACCGATCCAGGTCCCCGGGACCACGGGGAAGACGCGCCGCCGAAGCCATCGCCACAGCGCAAGACCAGAACGCGCGAGGAAACGATCCAGTGGATGCAGTCATTTCTGCGAACCCTCGCCTGGGTTGCCGTTGCCCTGTTTGCGGTCAGGGCTTTTCTGGCTTGGGACGCAGGCTCCTTCAACGGCATGCCGACCGGTCTCGCGGATCTGAAGGTCCGCATGGATGTGAATACGGTGCTTTCGTATCTCTACGACGCTGCCTATTCCTGGATCATCCTCATGGTCATCGCGGAGGCCCTTGGCCTGTTGCTGGCCATAGAGAATAATACTCGCCCTTCGCGTCCGGGCTAGGCCGGGCGTGCGGGGCGGATGGCCGGCACAATCTGAAAGCCGGGCGATTGACGATGTAAGTTGAATTGGGGAATCTGAATCCCAATCCCCAACTCCCAATCGCCAAGACCTCTTTGTCTCACATTTGACACATCAACCTTGGACAAGCGTCGTTGACCGTGTTATACTGGTGAAGGCGTCTGCTGGCTGCGTTCGAGCGTGGCTTGACAGTCGGCACACGTTGGGCTATAGTTTATAGGCCGTGCTCTTCGGAGCGCGGCTGGCATATACAGTACGCATAGCATAGGAGCACGGCGCCCGTCAGGGCGCAGAGCTGCGCGGTGAAACCGGTCCGTCCAACGGACAAGGTCCCGCGTTACGAAGGGGGCATCTGGCCACACAGGACTTCCACGCAGCAAACGTCAATTGACAGCGTTTCGTCCGTCTAGCCCCCTTGCGTCTCGCGCAAGGTTTTTTGTTTTTTTGGGGGCGTCTGGTTTCTGGATTCGGGTGTCGGTCCCGGTCCGCTAGAGAACCCGCCGCCCGGCACCGAAACACCCGACAACCAGAGGAAAGTCTGAATGCCGACCATTAACCAGTTGGTTCGTAAGGGACGCAAGAAGGTGGAGAAGAGAACCACCACGCCTGCGTTCCACGTGGAGTTCAACTCCGTGAAGCGCAAGGCCAGCCCCACGCCCGGCGCCCCGCAGAAGCGTGGCGTTTGCCTGGTGGTTCGCACTGTGTCGCCTAAGAAGCCGAACTCCGCACTGCGGAAGATCTGCCGCGTACGCTTGAGCAACGGCCAGGAAGTGACCGCCTACATCCCGGGCGTTGGGCACAACCTGCAGGAGCACAGCGTCGTGCTGATCCGCGGGGGCCGCGTCAAGGACCTGCCTGGCGTGCGTTACCACGTCGTCCGCGGCACGCTCGATACGTCCGGCACCAAAGATCGCCGCAAGAGCCGCAGTAAGTACGGCACGAAGAAGCCCAAGTCTTAAGGTCTTGAGGTTTGAGAATTGAGAATTGAGGTCCGGTTTCGGTCTCAACTCTCAAGTCTCGCATCTCAAGTCTGTTTCGGAGGCGCACCGCTGCCCTTAGGGGTGGGACAGGA includes:
- the rpsL gene encoding 30S ribosomal protein S12, whose product is MPTINQLVRKGRKKVEKRTTTPAFHVEFNSVKRKASPTPGAPQKRGVCLVVRTVSPKKPNSALRKICRVRLSNGQEVTAYIPGVGHNLQEHSVVLIRGGRVKDLPGVRYHVVRGTLDTSGTKDRRKSRSKYGTKKPKS
- a CDS encoding addiction module protein, encoding MSSTAKSILESALALAPTERAEIAEGLLSSLDRPDPSIDALWAEEAERRIAAYDAGEVPAIPADQVFAEAERL
- a CDS encoding type II toxin-antitoxin system HicA family toxin → MSGLPRISGRECVRALEHIGFKVVRRKGSHIVLVRESPAAQIVEPDHRELDSGTLRAIIRHSGLGVDEFKALMG
- a CDS encoding Trm112 family protein, whose translation is MSIDPKLLELLRCPACAERPELREEGDELVCTVCARRYPVVNGIPRLVVEQPEE
- a CDS encoding type II toxin-antitoxin system HicB family antitoxin, giving the protein MTREYLVVYESAAQNISAYVPDLPGCVSTGATMDEAKRNIREAIEGHISVMRECGEPIPEPTSRAEAMLVSA
- a CDS encoding type II toxin-antitoxin system HicA family toxin, producing the protein MKVRDVLRRLNEDGWVLVRTTGSHRHFRRPNRSGIVTVSGHPSDELAPGTLRSIYRQAGWEK
- the uvrB gene encoding excinuclease ABC subunit UvrB, encoding MEDRFQIVSDYRPEGDQPKAIAGLVQGVERGDRMQTLVGVTGSGKTFTMANVIQEVQRPTLVIAHNKTLAAQLCSEFREFFPHNAVEYFVSYYDYYQPEAYIPQTDTYIEKDSSINDEIDRLRHAATQAVLERRDVIIVASVSCIYGLGSPDEYMRQILPLRAGQSYHRDPILHQLVEMQFSRNDIALTRGTFRVKGDTLEVHPTDEEVITRLEFFGDELERIRIMDPLTGEVLREQERVTFFPASHFVSSKQTIDRALKQIEQELEEQLAYFNSVNKLLEAQRLEQRTKYDMEMIREVGFCSGIENYSRHMDGREPGTPPNTLLTYFPDDFLCFIDESHVTIPQLNGMYHGDMSRKTTLVDFGFRLPSAKDNRPLRFEEFQERINQVVFVSATPGPFEKANSEQTVEQIIRPTGLLDPEVEIRPTRGQIDDLLGEVRRRAEKGERSLITTLTKRMAEDLTEYLVNLGVRVQYIHSDVQTLERSEILRDLRLGEYDCIVGINLLREGLDLPEVTLVAILDADKEGFLRSETSMIQTMGRAARNVGGRVIMYADRVTDSMKRAMDETLRRRAIQEAYNIEHGIEPATIIKGIRDLLMSDEAGRVSESKAQYSPSLETGVFDQAELPSAIERLKEQMKKASKELRFEDAAAMRDRIKQLEALRDDTLPEADMSAELWGRNKRQRPEGEPQKPDMLTKHKSGGRRKR
- a CDS encoding type II toxin-antitoxin system HicB family antitoxin, yielding MRQVVMYPGEDGWWVVECPSLPGCVSQGRTKEEAAANIREAIDLYIDVLRERNEAVPEETFGALVMAV